TCAAATTTTTTCACTTCTTCGATGTCTACTGTCTCTTTTGTTCAGCACCATCGGTCACCGTAATGgaagtaattttttaacaacTCAAATTCCCATTATAATACTAGAAACATGTtattatgttgttttttaatTCTCTAGTGTTCATGCTATTAATGCTGGTTgtcctttttaatttctttattgtcCTTTATATCCTCATTGttaaacttattaaataaaccgCCGCGAAGCTGGCCGTGACGTGGATCCTGAGCCCGTGGCGCATCAATCACCGTTTTGATGTTCATCACCCTCGTCACGGGAGTGAAAAGGGTATGCTTGGAaaagaaattcaatttataaaaatgttgacagatgtcattttttaattgagtcgGACCCTTTCTTTCGGAGGCTCAAGCatcattttccttttcctttgccCTAGAAGTTCATTTTTCATGCGCGGTTCAGTTGAGGAACATAAAAGCAGAGGAAGTTCATTCCAATTTCCAATTGCCGCTCAAGCATTTTGGAGCTTCAAAATCAAATGGGGTTTGCCCAAACATTCGATTTTCTGGGTAAAGTCTCGGTCTTTCGCTTCCTCTGACTGTGTACTTGTTGCTGTGGCCAGGTTAAGAGTTCTAGAATTCTATTACTTACTTACTCTTCACATTCCTAAACTGAGTTTATTTGACACTTTGGAGTATATAGATTTCTTGAGTTTGTTTATGTTCACATCATGTCTAACAATACCAACTCCTCCTCCTCAAAAACTCAACCCACTTTCTTGAATCCTCCTAATCCTAACCCCCAACATTTCTCGAAAAGCAATGGTGTGGGCAATCACCAAGGCCAAAACTTGATGCCCCCTTTTATGCAGCCACCCATGAATGCAGCACCTTTCATGAATGCTGCAAATCACAATCATTTTCCCTTGCATATGCCTCATATGGGTTTGCCTGGTCATCAACAGGGTCAACCACATGTGGGGGGTTTAGGTCCCCAAAACAGTGTTGGCAATGCCAATTACAACAATCCAATGTTTCCTCCTGTTCAGGGACAAGTCATGCAGAATCAAGCTCAATTCAATTTGTCTCCACTCCAGGGACAATTTTTAGCACAAAGTATTCTCAACATGCTTCAGCAGCCCAACATGAATATGAGTATGCCAAATGGCCAGTTTTGTGGCCCTTACCTTATGCAGAATATGAATCCGCAGTTACCTATGCAAATGCCAAACCCTTCTCAGGGGGTTCCGTATGGTATGCATCCTGGTTCCTGCCCCATGTTCGGGTTTCCAAACCAAGTGCCTCAGGCTATGGTCCCTCAGAATTCAATGTTTTCCACAAATCCCCAGTTAGGTTTTGTGCCCGGAAATCAGGTCCGGCCACAGATTGACCCAAACGAGAAAAACCTTAATCCACCAAACGTTAGTGCAAATTCTTTTGTATCATCATCCCCTTTTTCGTCTCAGCAGTTACAAGGGAATACTTCTGGATCACTTAATCCTAATTTGGCTCACACAAATAACTCTCAACCTCCTGCATTTATGAAACAGGTACTTAAAACTGAAGTGTTTCTGTCTTTTCAATGTGTATTAGCAGAGTTTGTTATTCTACTACACGTAGATACTATTATACAAGAAGCCGTGGCTAATATATTTACTGCAAATCACATTAATTGCTGCAGGAAAAACCTAATAGCAATATTAAAACTAATGTTCCAAACTCTAATTGGAAAGGATCACCTAGCaaaaacttcaaaaataaaCCAAATCGAGGGGGGTTTCAAGCAGGGTAtgctattttcttctcttttgttACTCTTGGTTATTTGGGTTAACAATTGATCACTTACCTGTTTTTCCTGCGAGTTACAATTGTTGTCCTGTTCCTTTAGATTCCAGAAGTCGAAATTTCATGATGTCAACAATGGAAAGAAGGGAAGTGGGTTTCCTATAGAACATAATGGCAAAGGTTTGAACTTTTCTAACTTGTTACCAagacaaaaacatttttttctgtgGTTAGACTAATGCTTGTGGCAAAAACAGGGCCTAACAGTGGGAGGGGAGGACACtatggtttaaaaccaaaggaACATAAGCAGCAACCAGAAAGGTAGCTTCAGCTTGACTTTCTGATCCTTTCTTATCTGGTCCCAGTCTATCACCTGCTAGCAGTCCTTAGACTCAACTTCTTTTAATTGTCTTTGTTTCATAATGATAACATGCAACAAGATGCTGATTAAATAGTCCTTTGTTTATTGGCTGCTTCCTG
The genomic region above belongs to Glycine max cultivar Williams 82 chromosome 14, Glycine_max_v4.0, whole genome shotgun sequence and contains:
- the LOC100786384 gene encoding uncharacterized protein, translated to MSNNTNSSSSKTQPTFLNPPNPNPQHFSKSNGVGNHQGQNLMPPFMQPPMNAAPFMNAANHNHFPLHMPHMGLPGHQQGQPHVGGLGPQNSVGNANYNNPMFPPVQGQVMQNQAQFNLSPLQGQFLAQSILNMLQQPNMNMSMPNGQFCGPYLMQNMNPQLPMQMPNPSQGVPYGMHPGSCPMFGFPNQVPQAMVPQNSMFSTNPQLGFVPGNQVRPQIDPNEKNLNPPNVSANSFVSSSPFSSQQLQGNTSGSLNPNLAHTNNSQPPAFMKQEKPNSNIKTNVPNSNWKGSPSKNFKNKPNRGGFQAGFQKSKFHDVNNGKKGSGFPIEHNGKGPNSGRGGHYGLKPKEHKQQPERSLSVTYTVQEIQQWREARKKNHPFNNNIQKKHSEHPKDRKAINREVLQRELKEVLAKQAELGVEVAEIPSYYLKNSDNQALQSEGKNKFTDKRKFQNKFNKKSDRKGRFAKRQKFDDKDFSESPSLKKRKPTLLQKLLSSDVKRDKSHLIQVFRFMVMNSFFKHCLDKPLRYPLVVVKEKGSEVDGEEKYLHTGKDVLKGGNEETVQKIVTFNNDNSHDCEDEDSDDDENDSIVDNNLHKDPSSLVKRQCDSGEGIGKFDEEEGEIIE